The genomic interval TGCGGAAATTTCAACTTTATATTTTTCGCTTCTGCACGACCTTCTAGCATTTTAGTCGCTTTATTTAGAATTTCCGTCAAATTAAACGCCTCTTTATTTAAAGAGAAGTGATGTTGTTCTAATTTTGATAGATCTAGAAGATCTTGAATTAGCGTTTGTAGTCGATGACTCTCTTTTAAAATAATCCGTAAAAATTCCTCTAGTGTCCCTTTATCTTCCATTGCCCCATCAAGAAGTGTTTCGGAAAAACCTTTAATAGAAGTAATAGGTGTTTTTAATTCATGTGAGACATTGGCTACAAAGTCTTTACGAATTTGTTCAAGCTTCTTCAATTCCGTAATATCATTAAAAACGAGCAAAATCCCCATCCATCTATCATTGGTCCCAATGATTGGAACACCATACACTTGAAAGCTTTTTTTCTCATTTTTAATTTCAAGCGTCATTTCTCGAATAACTTTATGCTCTGTCATAAAAATCTCTTCTGCAAGATCCATAACTTGTCTATATGGAATGACTTTATAATATTGTTTATATAAATAGTCAGCGGAACGAACAAAGAAAATATCTTTATAGGATTTATTTATTAAGTTAATATACCCTCTGCTATCAATTAAAAGTAAGCCACTACTAATACTTTCAATTAAAGTTCCTAGGCGATCTTCTTGTATTTCTTGCGCTTTTACCATTTCTTGCATATCTTTCGCTACTTTATTAAGAGAGGAACTAAGAATCCCCGTTTCATCTACACGATCCTCATAAGTTCTTGCATGATAATTACCATTTGCCAAATCTACAGCCACTTTAGTAGCTGACTCTATTGGTCTCGTATAACGATATATTAATTTATAGCCAATTAAATAAATGACTAAAAAAGAAAATAGAAACGAAGAAAAAACTATCCAATTAATATGTTGATAGGCATTTTCTATTTCTTCCACTTTAGCCCCTATTAATAGATAGCCCTGTCTTCCCTCTTCATCCAAAAGCTCCTGTTGATAAAAATGAAAGTTAGGATTCCCATTAATAGATACAGCATTTACTTTTTCATTTGATAGTAAAGTCTGCATTTGATTTTCATATTCAGTATCTGTCTGCAGCTCGCCTTCGTTAAAGATAATCACCCCGGATTCATCAATAACGGTAATCTGTACATCTAATGTCTCGCTATATTCTTTTACTAAACCATTATTAATTTCTAAAATCCCACCATTATTCATGATTTGATTTGCAATTAATGTACTTTCTCGTTCTAATCGATTATCAAAAGAATCCATAAAAGTTTTCTTATTATAAGATTCAATAAAAATAGCGACAAATAAAAATACGATAAAAATAGTAAATAACACGCTCGCCATTAAACGGGATTTAAAGCTCTTCATTTACTTTGGTTCCTCTAATTTATAGCCTAATCCACGTATTGTTTTAATATATATAGGCTTTTTCGTATTTTCTTCAATTTTTTCACGTAAATGACTAATATGTACATCTACAATTCTTGTATCGCCTACAAAGTCATAGTTCCAAACTGCACTTAATAGCTGATCCCTTGTTAAAACTCTTCCTTTGTTTTTCACAAGATATAATAATAGCTCAAATTCTTTTGGAGTTAACTCCAATAGCTCTCCTTTGAAATAGGCTTCATAATAATTAGGCAGTACTTTTAACTCTGCAATTTTAATGCCGTCATCCTCATCTTCATCTACTTCATCAGAAGATGTTGGAACTTGCATCTGTATTCGTCTTAGAACAGCTTTTATTCGAGCAATAACTTCTCTCGGACTAAAAGGCTTCGTCATATAATCGTCTGCACCAAGCTCTAATCCTAAAACCTTATCAAACTCATCATCTTTAGCTGTCAACATTAATATTGGAGTTAACACTTTCTGTTGGCGTAGTTCTTTACAAACATCCATCCCATCTTTTTTTGGCAACATTAAATCAAGTAAGATGACGTCTGGATTAGCAGTTAAAGCTAGATTCAATCCTTCTTCTCCATCCATGGCAGTCAATACATCATACCCCGCCTGTTGCAAATTATACTTAAGTAAAGTTACGATAGATTGTTCATCATCTACTACTAAAACCTTTTTCTTCATATACAGCCTCCAAATATGTTAATTCCCCTAAAGTCCCTTATACCTATTTACATTATAATATATTGTTCGATAAAAATGGAAAAAACATTTATTTACTGTTTACAAAAGCGAAATAATTTTTTAATTTCTCGTTTTTTATAAATGTTTTCGTAAAATTTATTGCAATTATCTCTAAAGAGAAGATAAACGGCCGCTTTATAAAAATTAATAATTTAGATACCAGCCTAATCGTAGTTGATCCCATAAAAAGACGGCTAACTCTTTTAATAGAGTTAGCCGTCTTTTTATAGAATTAATTAAGTACTGTCAATACATTACGAACGGAATGAACGGATTTGTCTAATGCTGCTTTTTCATCTTCTGTTAAATCAAGTTCTATAACTTGTTCGATTCCATTGCCGCCTAAAATAGTGGGTACGCCTAGATAAAGATCGTTATACCCGTACTCTCCTTCTAAATATGCGATAGTTGGAAGGACACGCCTTTGACTTTTGATAATTGCCTCACACATATCAACTATTGAAGCAGCAGGAGCATAATAAGCGCTTCCATTGCCAAGTAGATTTACGATTTCAGCTCCGCCATTTCTTGTTCTTTCAATAATCTCTTCCAATCTATGTTTAGGAATGAGCGATTCTAATGGGATACCACCTGCATACGAATAGCGTATAAGCGGAACCATATCATCTCCGTGTCCTCCTAATACAAATCCTGTAATATCTTTAACAGAGAGGTTTAGTTCCATTGCAACAAAGCTTCGAAAGCGAGCTGTATCTAAGACACCTGACTGGCCAATAACTCTATTTTTCGGAAAACCTGATTCCTTATAAACAGTATAAGTCATGGCATCTACAGGATTCGTAAGCACAATAATGATACAATTTGGTGAATATTGAACTATTTCCCTTGTTACTGATTTCATAATGGATTGATTTGTCTGCACAAGATCATCTCGACTCATACCTGGCTTTCTTGCGATGCCAGCTGTAATTACGACAATATCAGAATCTGCAGTATCCTTATAATCAGATGTTCCAATAATATTTGCATCGAACCCTTGTACAGGACTCGCTTCAAACATATCTAGCGCTTTACCTTTTGTTGAATTTTCATTTCGCGGAACATCTAATAAAACAATATCTCCAAGCTCTTTTTGAGCAAGTAGAAATGCCGTTGTGGATCCAGTAAACCCTCCACCAATGACTGAAATTTTCTTTCGCTTAACCATAATATTTCCCCCTTATTAGACCGAGAATGTATATGCCCACCAATAAGCAATTTACTAGGTAGAGTCCCCTTTTACCCCATCTAGAAATACTATTCCATAATAGCTTATCCCATTCTAATCCAATACCGCAGCACTGTTAATTTAGGCAAAAAGGAAGAAGAGATGAGACTATCTCTTCTTCTATTTGATATTAACCCATGTTCTTAATTAATTCATCACCGAATTCTGAACATTTCACTTCTGTTGCGCCGTCCATCAGACGAGCAAAGTCATAGGTAACGACTTTAGAAGCAATTGTTTTTTCAACAGATTGAATAACCAATTGAGCCGCTTCTGTCCATCCTAAATGTTCCAACATTAGAACACCTGAAAGAATAACAGAAGATGGATTTACTTTATCTAACCCAGCATATTTCGGAGCAGTTCCATGTGTTGCTTCAAAAATTGCATGGCCTGTTTCATAATTTATATTTGCTCCAGGAGCAATACCGATTCCACCAACCTGCGCCGCTAAAGCATCAGAAATATAATCTCCGTTTAAATTCATTGTAGCAACAACGTCAAATTCTTTCGGACGAGTTAGAATTTGTTGAAGGAAAATATCAGCAATTGAATCTTTGACAATAATTTTCCCTTCTGCTTCTGCCTGAGCTTGTGCTTTATTGGCCGCATCAGAACCTTGCTCTTCTTTAATACGATCATACTGAGCCCAAGTAAATACTTTATCGCCAAATTCCTTTTCTGCTAGTTCATAACCCCAGTTTTTAAACGCACCCTCTGTATATTTCATAATGTTCCCTTTATGTACTAGAGTTACGGATTTACGACCTTCTTTAATCGCATAATTAATCGCACCTCTTACTAAACGACTTGTTCCTTCTTCTGAGATTGGTTTAATCCCAATTCCAGATGTTTCAGGAAATCTAATTTTATTAACGCCCATCTCTGTTTGTAAAAAGCTAATCAATTTAGAAACCGCTTCCGAGCCTTTTTCATACTCAATTCCAGCGTAAATATCTTCCGTATTTTCACGGAAAATAACCATATCTGTATCCTGAGGTCTTTTTACAGGAGATGGAACTCCTTCAAACCATCTTACTGGACGTAAACAAACAAAAAGATCTAATTCTTGACGTAGAGCAACGTTTAAAGAACGAATACCTCCGCCAACTGGTGTAGTTAAAGGGCCTTTAATTGCAATTAAATATTCTTTAATAACATCTAATGTTTCAGAAGGTAACCATTCTCCCGTTTCATTAAATGCTTTTTCCCCAGCCAAAACTTCTTTCCAAACAATTTTCTTTTCGCCGTTGTATGCTTTTTCAACAGCAGCATCCAATACTCTTGATGACGCTGCCCAAATATCTGGTCCAATTCCGTCTCCTTCGATATAAGGAACAATTGGATTTGCTGGTACATTTAATACTCCATCTACTACTGTAATTTTTTCTCCTTGCATGCTTCTATCCCTCCGTAAAAAAATAGTTTTCCTTTTCCAATGCAATCCATTGGAAAAGAATGAAATAAATTTATTATAACAAGCTTATAAAAGCTGATTATATTTACTATTCTGACGAATAACAATAGGAAAACGCCAATATGTTAAGTAAATTCTACAACACTAAGTATATATCATCCTTTTACTCTATGGGAAATGATATCCTTTTTAGCGTTGATGAACTGGTACATATACCAAACGTTCTGGTCCTACATAATCTGCTCTTGGGCGAATAAGACGATTATTCTCATACTGCTCCAGAATATGAGCAAGCCAGCCCGATACCCTACTTACAGCAAAAATTGGTGTAAATAAATCATGGTCAATACCTAGACTATGATAAACAGATGCAGAAAAGAAATCTACATTTGGCACTAAATTTTTCTCTTCCTTTAGCAGACTCTCAATCTTAATACTCATATCATATAACTGAGGTTCGCCTGTTAATTGTGTTAATTTTCTTGCCATTTCCTTTAAATGCTTAGCACGAGGATCGCCCTTTCGATATACTCGATGACCAAATCCCATTATCTTTTCTTTCTTAGCCATTTTATCTTTAATATATGGCTCTACATTTTCAATACTTCCTATTTCTGTTAACATCTTCATAACAGCTTCGTTTGCACCACCATGCAGCGGGCCTTTTAACGCTCCAATAGCCGACGTAACCCCTGAATATACATCAGATAGAGTCGCAACACATACTCTAGCTGTAAACGTAGAGGCGTTTAACTCATGATCAGCATGAAGAACGAGTGCTTTATTAAAAGCCTCAATAGCAATTGGCTCTGGCTCTTTTCCATTCAGCATATAAAGGAAATTAGCGGCAAATCCTAAATCTTTTCTTGGAGAAATTGGTTCTAGACCTTTTCTTAATCTTGAAAAAGCAGTGACGATTGTTGGAATTTTCGCCTGAAGTCTTACTGCTTTTAAATAGTTTGATTCAGAATCCATACTATCTGCACTATCATCATATGTTCCTAATAAAGATACACTTGAACGAAGTACAGCCATTGGATGTACCTTATCTAATGGGATTAATTTCATTTGTTCAATCAAAGAGGCAGGTATTTCCGCATTGTCTGCTAATTCTTGTTTTAGTTTTGCCAATTCGGTATCGTTTGGTAGCTTTTGATGCCATAATAAATATACCACTTCTTCAAAACTGGAATTCTCTGCTAATACATCAATATCATAACCAACATAAGCAAGTGAATCATCTATGATGGAACTGATAGAAGATGTTGTAGCAATAATTCCCTCAAGCCCTTTTGTAACAGCCATACATATCTCTCCTTTACACCTTTTCTTTTTAGTTAGTACAAATCTTTCAAACTCCCATATTGTCCCTACCGTAGTTACCAATATTGTGAAAATCTGTAAAAACAAAGCAATGGAATACACCCTAAAGTAAATGTTTACTATTTTGTTAGATTAACTGAATATGTACCAAAAAATCAATTAAAAATGTAATCCGGGTTTAATTGTAAAAGATGGGGGAGTTTTTTCGGTAAAAATTAAGTGAGCATCAACCATTTGAAAATGCTTACATTTTCAAATAAAAAAATAAACTATTTGGTACCTATAAATGAGATAATTGTAACTACACATTCATTATAAACAAAAAACTTCAAAATGTCTCATATTTTATACTTAAAAACTGTAGATATAGTAAAAAAATTTTTTTCTGATTGTTCCTTACACTATATTCTCCTTTAATAAAATTATACCATAAATTCAACTCTCGTGTCTGCCTGTAGAGCAGATTAAGTAATCCACTCTACTACTTTTATGGCAGCATAAGCAATTCCTGCGCCAATTAACGGTCCAACAGCAACCCCATTAAAGACAGATACAGATAATATTGTTCCTAGAACAAGCGCTGTCGTAATTTCAGGTGAATCAGCTAATAAATTTACTCCACCTTTTGCTAGTAGCGCTACCATGATTCCAGAAATTAAGGCAATCCAGGCATACGGGGATTTAAAAGTAGCAGATAGGTCCTTAAATCCAATATCACCAGTTGCAATTGGTACGAGAACCGCAATCGTAATAATTGTCACTCCCCAATTAATTCCCTTTGATTGGATCAATGAAAAAAATTTACTATCTATTCCAATCAGTTTCAGTACTAATAAGAAAAGAACGGCAATAATCAAAGAATTATTTTTAGCAACAAGTGCAATTGCCAAGAGTAAATATAAAAATAAATATGGTTGACTAAATAAAAACATAGATGACTCTCCTTTTGAAAACAGTAACCCTGAAATATTCCTTCCAACTTATTAAATTACTATAAAAAGCAGGATTTTCGATTAAAAAAGCATAAGTATAGAAAATATAGATGACAAAAGGAATATACTTCTATTCTATTTCGCCATAAATAATGAACCCTTTATTTATTATACTAAAATTGGGAGGATTAACATTGAATTTCACTTATCTTTACCGTACGATTCGGTTTATAGTAGTAATTATTGCTACCATCCTATTATTTGTCAGCATCTTTTATTTATCCAAAGTAACCTATCCTTTTATTATAGGATTTCTTATTGCGTTTTTAATGAACCCGCTTGTGAATTTTCTGCAATTCAAGTGCAAATTGCCCAGATCTTTTGCCGTTATTTTAAGCATTCTTCTCATTTTATCCGTTTTTGCTGGTTTAGTTTCCTTATTAATAGCAGAAATAGTCGCTGGTGCTGCATATCTAGGAGAAGTAGTACCAAAACATATTGATATCATCATTCGCTATATAGAAGATTTATTCGCAGCTCAAATCATTCCATTATATAATAATATATCGCAAACATTTGATAACCTTGGAACCGGACAACAAGATACTATCATGACAAATATAAATAAAGTTGGCGAACAGGTAGGAACGGTTATGGGAGATTTTTTACAATCTTTTTTCTTCAATATTCCCATTATCCTCTCTTGGTTTCCTAATGCAGCCAGTGTTCTCATCTTTTCTTTATTAGCAACATTTTTTATTAGTAAAGATTGGGCACGATTATCTTTAAAGTTCGGAAAATTTTTTCCTTCTAAATGGCTAACTAGCGGAAAAACAGTATTCTTTGAATTAAAGAAAGCTTTAGTTGGATTTATTAAAGCACAATTAACACTAGTTTCAATCACGACTGTTATTATTCTAATCGGCCTACTAATCCTTCGAGTGGATTACGCCATTACGATCGCACTATTAACTGGAATAGTGGATATTATCCCTTATTTAGGTACAGGATTAATATTTGTTCCTTGGATTATTTATGAAATTATCACGGGACAAATTGTGCTTGCTATCGGGTTATCTGTCCTGTATATTATCGTACTTGTCCAACGGCAAATAATGGAGCCAAAAATTCTTTCTTCAAACATTGGGCTCGATCCATTAGCAACATTAATTTCTTTATTTGTTGGTTTTAAGCTTTTTGGATTTATCGGGTTAATTATTGGTCCTGTTTCCTTAGTTATTATCACTACCTTACATAGAGCAAATGTATTTCATGACATTTGGAGATTTATTAAAGGAGAAAGTGAAATACCTAAATAAAGGAATATACAAAAAGAGCAGTGAATTTCTAATCATTCACTGCTCTTTTCCTTTAAACATGTCTTTACTTATTTAGTAAGGACCTCTAATTGCGTTTTTAACCTTTTCTTCATAAAAAGTTCTTAAAGTTTGTAATTCCTCTTCATTAAATGTTTTTTCCTCTAAGGCCTTTAAGTTTTCAACAATTTGCTGACGATTTTTAAATCCAGGAATGACACAGGAAATACCTTGCTGATCTAATATCCACCTTAATGCTGCTGTAGCCATGGATTGACGTCCATTTGCAATCCAAGTAAGTTCATTGGCTAATTCTACACCTTTTGCAAAACCAAGCCCTGCAAAGGTTTCCCCTACATTAAACGCTTCTCCATTTTCATTAAAATTACGATGATCATCTTCATCAAAAGTATGATCTTTCGTAAATTTCCCAGTAAGTAACCCACTTGCTAGGGGAAGTCTTACGAGGATACCTACCCCTTTTTTCTCTGCTTCAGGAATTAAAACCTCAAGAGGTTTCTGACGGAAAATATTAAATATAACTTGCAAAGCCTTAACATTAGGATTTTGCAAACAAATAAGCCCCTCTTCAACTGTTTCAACACTTACTCCATAATTGCGAATTTTGCCTTCTTGCTGTAATTTATCAAGTACTTCAAATACCTGACCATCTTTTAAAATTTCAGTTGGTGGACAATGAATTTGATATAAATCAATTGCTTCTCTCTCTAGTCGTTTCAAGCTATTTTCACAATACTGTCGAACACTATCTAAGGAATAGGTATCCCTCGAAAAAATATCTCCTCCACGACAAAATTTCGTCGCAATATGAATTTGGTCCTCTTTTCCTTTCGTTACTTTGGCAAGTAGCTCTTCACTGTGACCGTCCCCATACACATCGGCTGTATCAAAAAAATTCACACCTTTTTCAATCGCCATGTCTAAGGATTTTAATGCTTCGCTGTCATCGACTTTCCCCCATGAACCACCAATAGCCCATGTACCGAAACTTACTTCACTGATTTTTAGACCTGTGTTTCCTAAATCTCTATAATTCAATTTTTGAGCACCTCCATTGGCTACGCTACTTACGCCATTTTTATGAATTACTTTTATATTGAACGCTTTTGAAAAAAGAAGAAATCAATTATATTAGCTTTCTTCTTCCATTCTCTCCAGAAAGCGTTCTTATAGAAATTATAGCAAGCAACTAAAAGTTTGTATATTAAATAAACAAACTATAGGAAAACAATTATCATTTAGTACAACTTACTCTTATTCACAAAAATATTTATCTATTCTCTTTCGGTTTGGTTCATTGACAAACTGTAGTATAATGAAGCAATTAAGAAAAGAATCACTTAAATAGATTCTTAAAGCACGAAGTAAATGAAATATCAAGCACCTATTAAAAAAATAAGCAAGTAAAAGGATTAAAAGGGGACTAGGAATAGCTATGCATGTTACTTGGAATCAGCAATTAGTTAAAAAAGAAAATAAATCACTCTGTTTGTATTTAATTAAAAACAATGCTCCTATTTCACGTGCAGAAATTTCTCAACAAACAGGATTAACTAAAGGTACGGTTTCCACTTTAGTATCAGAGCTTATTGACGAACAATTAATCAATGAATCAGGTCATGGTGAATCAAGTGGAGGTAGACGACCTGTCATGCTGCTATTTAATCAACAAGCTGGCTATTCAATTGGTATAGACCTAGGTGTGAATTATATTTTAGGGATTTTAACCGATTTACAAGGAAATATCATCTATAAATGCAATGAAAAGTATGTGAATTTCACTTATGAAGATACATTACAGATTATCAAAAATATCATTACTTCTTTGATTAAGAATGCCCCTAAATCTCCCTATGGTGTGATTGGCATAGGAGTTGGAGCACCTGGGATTATTAATATAGAAGGAGAAATTCTAATTGCTCCAAATCTTGGATGGAAAAATGTTTGCCTTAAGAAAGAACTAGAAGAACACTTTCATCTTCCAGTCCTAGTTGAAAATGAAGCAAATGCAGGAGCATATGGTGAAAAGGAATTTGGTTTAGGACAACCTTATCAAAATCTTATCTATGTAAGCGCGGGAATTGGAATTGGTGCTGGAATTATTATAAATGGAGAATTGTATAAGGGAGCTCTTGGTTATTCTGGTGAAATTGGTCATATGACGATTCAAAAAGATGGAATGGAATGTCGGTGTGGCAATAAAGGCTGCTGGGAACTATATGCTTCCGAACAATATCTATTATCTAAAGCTACTGAATTAAAACTAGGAGAGGGAGAAACCCTTCATTTAAATGACTTGATTGAGCTTGCTGATCAAGGTAATCATGTTGCAATTAATTTATTCCATGAAGTTGGCGATCATTTAGGTGCTGGAATTATTAACATCATTAATACCTTTAATCCAGAGCAAATCATTATTGGCAATCGTCTTACCTTAGCAAAAAAATGGATAGAGCCCCAAGTGAAAAAGATGATACACAATCATACTTTACCTTTTCACCATTCTAAGCTTACTATCCATTTCTCTGATATTGATTTTTCTTCTTCTGCATTAGGTTCTGCAGCCTTTGCAACAGAGAATTTCCTTAAATTTATGCTGCAACCAGATTGATACCGTCTTTTTCTTTTAATTGGTCATCTAACGTGCATGAATAATGGTGAGTCGTTATTCTTTGGGCTTCCAAATTCGAAAATTGCCACTTAAAGCAAGTAGGCTAAAGAAATATAGGCAATTATCATAATAACGTCTTTCCCCTTTTCGAATCGGTGTATTCCAAAATAATTCAACCATTCTGTGCGCATTGGGACCATCTGCTGCTAAAGAAGCCATTGCATTTGTTGCAATTAACCCTATTGGATGAAGTGATTTTTCAGAAAATGAAACTCCATCGATTGTATATCTCCGGTAATCTCCAGGATCGATATCTGCGAAAAAGTTCTGAATGTTATTAGCCGTTTGTCTCTCCCACTCACTTCCTCTAAACCATTCATAATCAAGACCGATATTCCCAGCAACACGATAAGAGTCGCTATAAAAATGACCATAGCCCTTTTCATTATTTGGTTTCCCATCATAATATGCGTATTCAGGCGCTAGACCTGTTTCTGGATGACAAGCTAGTGTCAAATATTCACGGCTTGCCTTTGCCGCTTCCTTCCAAAACACTTGATCTTCTGGATATGCCCAGCAAGCAAATAATTCATAGAAATGAGGAAGATGGTAGGATGGATCAGTAAATTCACAATTAGGGACAAACTTTATTAGCTTATTATCTAAATTCCACATGGAATAACCGTTCCCATCTTCGCCCTTATGCAGGCAAGTTCGCAATAAATCTCTTGCTTGTTGGCTATAGTTAAAAGGTTCTTCGCCATCGCCCCAACGATGAGCTGCAAAAAATAAGGCAAGTGCAAAAAACTCTTCTCCATCAGGCGCTGGCCCAAATGATCGCTTCGATCCGTCTGGATTACAGGACCAAGCGAAGTAACCAGCATTTTCTCCAGTTTGCATGTACATATGCTCCTTCGTCCACTTCCAAATTCGATCAAATTCTTCTTTTTTATCTAGCTGGACAGCAATCATCATTCCATAAGACATACCTTCTGTTCTAACATCTAGATTACCTGTATCTAATAAATAGCCTCCATCACTAGAAGGATAATAGATTCTCGTGTCCTCATCTCCATAAAAAATTTGTTTCCACGCATCCTCTAATTTTTTCTGGATAGCCGTATCTTTATAACCCATCTCTTTAAAAACATTCCGATATTTATCTGTATGAAACGCTCCACTCATCTAACTATTCACTCCTTTCTATTATGAACTATAGGAAGTTATAAGACTATCATCCAATCCATCATATGTTCCTGTTTCATCCTTCATTTCACTTAATTCTATTAGTGTGACTTCATTTTTTGTTAGTGTAATAGGCAGCTTTAAATAGCCATCTTCCTCTTTATTTATTTTTGTCGTCATAAGCTTTGGTATAGAAGCTTCTCTTAATGTTTCAATTGACTGTTTGTCTGGAAAACGAGGTCTCCCCATATCTTTCCACGTCTTCCATGGATTCGCATAATTTTCATTTACCGTTTGCCGCTTAAGGAAGTATGCATCACTAGTAACAGGTAGCTTAATCAATAATTCCTTTTCAAAGCCTTCCCCTTTTTCCATTATCTCGTTCCAAGCTATAAGAGCAATAGAGCCATTTTCTTTTTTAGTGATAATCATTTGCTCATCCCGGTACAATATTTCCTTGCCCAGTCTATTGAAAAAAGCAAATAAATGAAAGGTTGGCTTCGGAATGGAATGAAGAGCCATTAGTCCAAACCCGCCATGGAATGGTGCTTTCGGTATATCAGTCTCCTCAAAGACATCACTAAATGTCCAATAAGAAAAAGAGTCTACATAATCTCCCCCTTCACTTAAAATTCGCGC from Niallia sp. FSL W8-0635 carries:
- a CDS encoding response regulator transcription factor; its protein translation is MKKKVLVVDDEQSIVTLLKYNLQQAGYDVLTAMDGEEGLNLALTANPDVILLDLMLPKKDGMDVCKELRQQKVLTPILMLTAKDDEFDKVLGLELGADDYMTKPFSPREVIARIKAVLRRIQMQVPTSSDEVDEDEDDGIKIAELKVLPNYYEAYFKGELLELTPKEFELLLYLVKNKGRVLTRDQLLSAVWNYDFVGDTRIVDVHISHLREKIEENTKKPIYIKTIRGLGYKLEEPK
- a CDS encoding DUF441 domain-containing protein, which encodes MFLFSQPYLFLYLLLAIALVAKNNSLIIAVLFLLVLKLIGIDSKFFSLIQSKGINWGVTIITIAVLVPIATGDIGFKDLSATFKSPYAWIALISGIMVALLAKGGVNLLADSPEITTALVLGTILSVSVFNGVAVGPLIGAGIAYAAIKVVEWIT
- the citZ gene encoding citrate synthase; protein product: MAVTKGLEGIIATTSSISSIIDDSLAYVGYDIDVLAENSSFEEVVYLLWHQKLPNDTELAKLKQELADNAEIPASLIEQMKLIPLDKVHPMAVLRSSVSLLGTYDDSADSMDSESNYLKAVRLQAKIPTIVTAFSRLRKGLEPISPRKDLGFAANFLYMLNGKEPEPIAIEAFNKALVLHADHELNASTFTARVCVATLSDVYSGVTSAIGALKGPLHGGANEAVMKMLTEIGSIENVEPYIKDKMAKKEKIMGFGHRVYRKGDPRAKHLKEMARKLTQLTGEPQLYDMSIKIESLLKEEKNLVPNVDFFSASVYHSLGIDHDLFTPIFAVSRVSGWLAHILEQYENNRLIRPRADYVGPERLVYVPVHQR
- the ytvI gene encoding sporulation integral membrane protein YtvI — encoded protein: MNFTYLYRTIRFIVVIIATILLFVSIFYLSKVTYPFIIGFLIAFLMNPLVNFLQFKCKLPRSFAVILSILLILSVFAGLVSLLIAEIVAGAAYLGEVVPKHIDIIIRYIEDLFAAQIIPLYNNISQTFDNLGTGQQDTIMTNINKVGEQVGTVMGDFLQSFFFNIPIILSWFPNAASVLIFSLLATFFISKDWARLSLKFGKFFPSKWLTSGKTVFFELKKALVGFIKAQLTLVSITTVIILIGLLILRVDYAITIALLTGIVDIIPYLGTGLIFVPWIIYEIITGQIVLAIGLSVLYIIVLVQRQIMEPKILSSNIGLDPLATLISLFVGFKLFGFIGLIIGPVSLVIITTLHRANVFHDIWRFIKGESEIPK
- a CDS encoding aldo/keto reductase — its product is MNYRDLGNTGLKISEVSFGTWAIGGSWGKVDDSEALKSLDMAIEKGVNFFDTADVYGDGHSEELLAKVTKGKEDQIHIATKFCRGGDIFSRDTYSLDSVRQYCENSLKRLEREAIDLYQIHCPPTEILKDGQVFEVLDKLQQEGKIRNYGVSVETVEEGLICLQNPNVKALQVIFNIFRQKPLEVLIPEAEKKGVGILVRLPLASGLLTGKFTKDHTFDEDDHRNFNENGEAFNVGETFAGLGFAKGVELANELTWIANGRQSMATAALRWILDQQGISCVIPGFKNRQQIVENLKALEEKTFNEEELQTLRTFYEEKVKNAIRGPY
- the mdh gene encoding malate dehydrogenase, which gives rise to MMVKRKKISVIGGGFTGSTTAFLLAQKELGDIVLLDVPRNENSTKGKALDMFEASPVQGFDANIIGTSDYKDTADSDIVVITAGIARKPGMSRDDLVQTNQSIMKSVTREIVQYSPNCIIIVLTNPVDAMTYTVYKESGFPKNRVIGQSGVLDTARFRSFVAMELNLSVKDITGFVLGGHGDDMVPLIRYSYAGGIPLESLIPKHRLEEIIERTRNGGAEIVNLLGNGSAYYAPAASIVDMCEAIIKSQRRVLPTIAYLEGEYGYNDLYLGVPTILGGNGIEQVIELDLTEDEKAALDKSVHSVRNVLTVLN
- the pnpS gene encoding two-component system histidine kinase PnpS, coding for MKSFKSRLMASVLFTIFIVFLFVAIFIESYNKKTFMDSFDNRLERESTLIANQIMNNGGILEINNGLVKEYSETLDVQITVIDESGVIIFNEGELQTDTEYENQMQTLLSNEKVNAVSINGNPNFHFYQQELLDEEGRQGYLLIGAKVEEIENAYQHINWIVFSSFLFSFLVIYLIGYKLIYRYTRPIESATKVAVDLANGNYHARTYEDRVDETGILSSSLNKVAKDMQEMVKAQEIQEDRLGTLIESISSGLLLIDSRGYINLINKSYKDIFFVRSADYLYKQYYKVIPYRQVMDLAEEIFMTEHKVIREMTLEIKNEKKSFQVYGVPIIGTNDRWMGILLVFNDITELKKLEQIRKDFVANVSHELKTPITSIKGFSETLLDGAMEDKGTLEEFLRIILKESHRLQTLIQDLLDLSKLEQHHFSLNKEAFNLTEILNKATKMLEGRAEAKNIKLKFPQSNEIIQIEGDRSRLTQVFLNLITNAVIYTPNDGEINIYVVEKKKKIEVKIQDTGIGIDQAEISRIFERFYRVDKARSRNSGGTGLGLAIVKHLVELHRGTIQVESEMGVGTTFTVILHKEFPF
- the icd gene encoding NADP-dependent isocitrate dehydrogenase; protein product: MQGEKITVVDGVLNVPANPIVPYIEGDGIGPDIWAASSRVLDAAVEKAYNGEKKIVWKEVLAGEKAFNETGEWLPSETLDVIKEYLIAIKGPLTTPVGGGIRSLNVALRQELDLFVCLRPVRWFEGVPSPVKRPQDTDMVIFRENTEDIYAGIEYEKGSEAVSKLISFLQTEMGVNKIRFPETSGIGIKPISEEGTSRLVRGAINYAIKEGRKSVTLVHKGNIMKYTEGAFKNWGYELAEKEFGDKVFTWAQYDRIKEEQGSDAANKAQAQAEAEGKIIVKDSIADIFLQQILTRPKEFDVVATMNLNGDYISDALAAQVGGIGIAPGANINYETGHAIFEATHGTAPKYAGLDKVNPSSVILSGVLMLEHLGWTEAAQLVIQSVEKTIASKVVTYDFARLMDGATEVKCSEFGDELIKNMG